The genome window TCCCCGGCGTGCCGCCCGTGCTGTCGGCGATCGTGATGAGGTGCCTGGCGAAGGTCGCCGAGGAGCGCTACCAGAGCGCCGAGGGGCTGAGGCACGACCTCGTCGAGTGCGAGGAGGGCCTGCGCAGGGGCGCCCTCGAGCTCTTCGTGCTGGGCAAGCGGGACATCCCCAGCCGCTTCCAGCTCCCCCAGCGGCTCTACGGGCGCGACACCCACGTCGCCACCCTGCTCCGGGGCTTCGAGCGAATCGTGAGCGGCGGCAGACCCGAGCTGATCCTGGTCCGCGGCTACTCCGGCATCGGCAAGTCGTCGGTGGTCCACGAGCTGCACAAGCCCGTGGTTCAGCGGCGAGGGTTCTTCCTGAGCGGCAAGTTCGATCAGCTCCAGCGCGATGTTCCCTACGCCACCCTGGCCCAGGCCATCCGGGGGCTGGTGCAGCAACTGCTGGCGGGCACCGACGAGGAGATCGCCCGGTGGCGTGAGCGCCTGCGGGAGGCCCTCCAGGGCAACGGTCAGCTCATCGTGGACCTGGTCCCTCAGCTGGCGCTCGTCATGGGCCCGCAGCCGGCGGTCCCGGAGCTTCCGCCCGCCGAGGCGCAGCACCGCTTCACTCAGGTGTTCCTCCAGTTCCTGGGAGTCTTCGCCACCGCCGAGCACCCGCTCGTCATGTTCCTGGACGATCTGCAGTGGGCGGACCTGGCCAGCCTCCGGCTCCTCCAGTCGCTCCTCACCGAGGAGGACGCGCCCGCGATGCTGTGGATCGGGGCCTACCGTGACAACGAGGTCAGCCCTTCCCACCCGCTGATGATGGCGCTGGTGGAGGTGCGCAAGGCGAAGACGCCGGTGACCGACCTCCAGCTCGAACCACTGAGCCTGGAACAGCTCCAGCACCTGGTCGGCGACGCGCTCCCGGGCGCGGGGCGAGAACTCATCGCTCCCCTCTCGGAGCAGGTCCACGAGAAGACCGGGGGCAATCCGTTCTTCGTCCTCCAGTTGATGCTGGCGCTGCACCACGACGGCCTCCTCAGCCGCGCGCCCGGAGGAGGATGGCGATGGGATGCCGAGGGAGTCCGGGCCAAGGGGTACTCCGACAACATCGTCGACTTCATGGCGCGCGGCCTGCACCAGCTTCCCGCGTGTACGCAGCACCTGCTCTGCATGGCGGCGTGCATGGGCAACAGCTTCTCCCTGGGGATGCTGAACCTCATCTCCGGCATGGAGGAGGGCGAGGTGGAGCGTGGCCTCGAACCAGCGCTCCTGGAGGGTCTGGTGGTGTGCAGCGCCCCGGAGGAGTACCGGTTCCTGCATGACCGCATCCAGCAGGCGGCGCATGCCCTCATCCCCGAAGGAGACCGCAAGGAGGTCCACCTGCGCATCGGGCGCCTGCTGCTGGAGCGTCTGTCCGCCGAGGAGGTGCGCGAGAAGCTCTTCGAGCTCGTGAGCCAGCTCAACACCGGGGTGGAGCTGATCCGAGATCCCGAGGAGCGCTACCGCCTCGCGCGCCTGAACGCCGAGGCCGGCTTGAGGGCCCGCGCTTCGAGCGCGCACGGCTCGGCCGCCGCCTATCTCTCGATGGCCTTCGGGCTCATCCCGGGCGATCCCTGGGAGACGGACCACGCGCTGGCCTTCAAGGTGCGGCTCGCACAAGCGAGCAGCGAGCTCATGAGCGGCAACGCCGCCGAGGCCCGGCGCCTGCTAGAGGCATTGCGCTCCCGCGCGAGGAGCCGGGCGGACATCGCCGCCGCCTACGGCATGACGCATGAGGTACTCCTCATCGCCGGCGAAATCCAAGCCTCCGTGACCTGCCTCCTGGAGAGCCTGGCGCTCTTGGGCATGCCAATGCAGCCGCACCCCTCCTGGGAGGAGGCCGCAGCCGCCCGAGAGGAGGTCCAGACACTCCTGGGCACTCGCCCCATCGAGAGCCTCATCGAGCTACCGCTGATGACGGACGCGGACATGAAGCCGGTGATGAGCGTCCTGGCCCGCCTCTTCCCGTCGGCCTACTTCACCGACAACAACCTGCTCATCCTGCATGTCTGCCGGATGGTCTCCCTGAGCCTGCGCTACGGCAACACCAACGAGTCGGTGATCGGCTACAGCTCGCTCGGCGTGCTGCTCGGCAAGTTCTTCAAGAGCTATCAGGAGGGCTACGCCTATGGCGCGCTCGCCTGCGCGCTCGTCGATCGGTACAACCTGTCCAACGAGCGGGTCCGAGCGCTCTTCAACCTGGAGATGATCAGCTACTGGTGCCGACCCCTGGCCGCCGCGCATGAGCACGCCCTGAGCAGCTTCCAGCACGCGGTCCAGACCAACAACTACCTGTTCGCCTGCTACATCGTCGGCCACATCGTCTGGAACCGGCTGGCCATGGGGCACTCCCTGGACGACGTCGCCCAGGACACGGTCGCCCGAATGGACTTCATGCGCAAGACCGGCTTCGTGGGGGTGGAGGAGACCACCCTCATCGTCCTGCGCTACGTGCAGCAGCTGCGGGGGCGCTCGCCCTCGTTCGGCACGCTGGATGGAGAGGGCTTCGAAGAGCGGGCCTTCGAGGCCGGGCTGACGCCGGCCCACATGAGCAGCATGGTGTGCCAGTACTGGCTCTCCAAGATGCAGGCGCGCTTCATGTGCGGTGCTTACGCGGAGGCACGTGATGCGGGGGAACAGGCAGCGGCGTTCATCTGGTCCTTCATTGGCATCATTCCGCTCCTGGACTTCCACCTCTTCCGCGCCCTGACCCTGGTCGCGTGTTGCGAGGGGGCGACGGAGGAGCAGCAGCGGCGGTACCTCGAGACCGCCGAGACACATCGGCAACAGCTCGCGGAGTGGGCGGACAACTGCCCTGAGACCTTCCGCGCGCTCGAGCGGCTGGTCTCCGCGGAGCTGGCCCGCGTCCGGGGCCGCCTGGACGAGGCGCTCCCCGCGTACGAGGAGGCCCTGCGCGTGGCCCGCGAGAACGGCTTCATCCAGCACGGGGCCCTCGCGTGCGAGCTGGCGGCGAACTTCTACCGCAAGCGGCAGGCACCTTTCATCGCGGAGGCCTACGCGCGCCAGGCCCGGGAGGCGTACGCGCAGTGGGGGGCCCAGGGCAAGGTCAAGCAGCTGGACGCCCTGTGGCCGTCCCTCGTCACGTCGGCAGCACCCGCGAGTGCCACTACCACCACCACCTCGGAGTCCCGGGAGCTCGACTCGCTCGCCGTGGTCAAGGTTCAGCAGGCCGTCTCCAGCGAAATCGTCCTCGAGCGGCTGGTGTCCACGCTCATGCGGGTGGCCACCGAGACCGCGGGAGCCCAACGTGGAGCCCTGCTGCTGCCGCGCGGGGACAAGCTCAGCGTCGCGGCCGACACGGAGTCGCACGAGGAGGTAGAGACCGCTCTTCCCTGGACGATCATCTCCTACGTCCGGCGTACGCACGAGCATGTGCTGATCGGTGACGCGGCGGTGTCTCACCCGTTCTCGTCCGACCCTTACCTCGAGCGCAGCGGGGCCAGGTCCGTGCTCTGCCTGCCGCTGCTGCGCCAGGAGTCGCTGTCGGGAGTGATGTACCTGGAGAACAGGGTCGCCTCCGGGGCGTTCACACCGGCCCGCATCGCGCTGCTGGGGCAGCTCGCCTCGCAGGCCGCCATCTCGATCGAGAACGCTCGACTGTACGCCGAGGTCCAGCGCGCCGAGACGGCCCTGCGCAGCGCCAATGACGAGCTGGAGCGGCGAGTGGAGGAGCGCACACGCGAGCTCAAGCAGGCTCAGGCCCAGTTGGTGGACACGGCGCGTGCGGCGGGCATGGCCGAGATCGCCTCCAACGTGCTGCACAACGTCGGCAACGTCCTCACCAGCGCCGGCATCAACCTGGAGCAGATGCGCGCCGCGGTCGCTGCCTCGCGCCTCGACCGGGCGGCTCAGCTCTCCACCATGCTCAAGGAGCACCGCGAGGACCTGGCGGAGTTCCTGACGGGCGACCCACGTGGCCGCGTCCTACCGGACTACCTCCTGGCCCTCACCGAGGAACTGCGCCAGGAGCGGACCCAGCTCCGGACGAACCTGAATGAGATGGGCATGCACATCGAGCACATCCATGCCATCGTCCGGGTGCAGCAGAACTACGCCAAGACCTCA of Hyalangium ruber contains these proteins:
- a CDS encoding trifunctional serine/threonine-protein kinase/ATP-binding protein/sensor histidine kinase; its protein translation is MLNLPGYTLHRPVRVTGTNMLFQAVREADGAPVIIKTPMGPAIGPRENERYRREHGILQRLLGVRGVTRPYGCERVNDRPVLVLEEVQGVPLSEAVGSPFEVARFLELAISLASTLAEIHFRGVIHKDLKPSNIILTPSGEPRIIDFGVATLQRTEHVDAAPTHLIEGTLAYMSPEQTGRMNRSVDYRTDFYSLGVTFYELLTGARPFQGQDALEWFHAHMAQMPRPPHEFIPGVPPVLSAIVMRCLAKVAEERYQSAEGLRHDLVECEEGLRRGALELFVLGKRDIPSRFQLPQRLYGRDTHVATLLRGFERIVSGGRPELILVRGYSGIGKSSVVHELHKPVVQRRGFFLSGKFDQLQRDVPYATLAQAIRGLVQQLLAGTDEEIARWRERLREALQGNGQLIVDLVPQLALVMGPQPAVPELPPAEAQHRFTQVFLQFLGVFATAEHPLVMFLDDLQWADLASLRLLQSLLTEEDAPAMLWIGAYRDNEVSPSHPLMMALVEVRKAKTPVTDLQLEPLSLEQLQHLVGDALPGAGRELIAPLSEQVHEKTGGNPFFVLQLMLALHHDGLLSRAPGGGWRWDAEGVRAKGYSDNIVDFMARGLHQLPACTQHLLCMAACMGNSFSLGMLNLISGMEEGEVERGLEPALLEGLVVCSAPEEYRFLHDRIQQAAHALIPEGDRKEVHLRIGRLLLERLSAEEVREKLFELVSQLNTGVELIRDPEERYRLARLNAEAGLRARASSAHGSAAAYLSMAFGLIPGDPWETDHALAFKVRLAQASSELMSGNAAEARRLLEALRSRARSRADIAAAYGMTHEVLLIAGEIQASVTCLLESLALLGMPMQPHPSWEEAAAAREEVQTLLGTRPIESLIELPLMTDADMKPVMSVLARLFPSAYFTDNNLLILHVCRMVSLSLRYGNTNESVIGYSSLGVLLGKFFKSYQEGYAYGALACALVDRYNLSNERVRALFNLEMISYWCRPLAAAHEHALSSFQHAVQTNNYLFACYIVGHIVWNRLAMGHSLDDVAQDTVARMDFMRKTGFVGVEETTLIVLRYVQQLRGRSPSFGTLDGEGFEERAFEAGLTPAHMSSMVCQYWLSKMQARFMCGAYAEARDAGEQAAAFIWSFIGIIPLLDFHLFRALTLVACCEGATEEQQRRYLETAETHRQQLAEWADNCPETFRALERLVSAELARVRGRLDEALPAYEEALRVARENGFIQHGALACELAANFYRKRQAPFIAEAYARQAREAYAQWGAQGKVKQLDALWPSLVTSAAPASATTTTTSESRELDSLAVVKVQQAVSSEIVLERLVSTLMRVATETAGAQRGALLLPRGDKLSVAADTESHEEVETALPWTIISYVRRTHEHVLIGDAAVSHPFSSDPYLERSGARSVLCLPLLRQESLSGVMYLENRVASGAFTPARIALLGQLASQAAISIENARLYAEVQRAETALRSANDELERRVEERTRELKQAQAQLVDTARAAGMAEIASNVLHNVGNVLTSAGINLEQMRAAVAASRLDRAAQLSTMLKEHREDLAEFLTGDPRGRVLPDYLLALTEELRQERTQLRTNLNEMGMHIEHIHAIVRVQQNYAKTSLILDEWDLAQLIEDSLRFQLAALRRHGVSVKREFSPVPPVQVDKHKVLQILINLISNAKYAMDEVPEEQRHLCVRLTAQGNVARIQVVDSGKGFTQEVRKHLFAHGFTTRKEGHGFGLHSSALAAQMMGGRLLLESEGPGKGATATLALPL